In Flavobacterium cerinum, one genomic interval encodes:
- a CDS encoding tetratricopeptide repeat-containing sensor histidine kinase, with product MKNSILLVVFLYSSLFWSQNQKSSDSTDYYLNRHQELNALRYLQRESESLYRDQNYTELCQKRIRKAHIYIRLKDYSKAIDILFNTLQIAEKKQLHLQEAIILKHIGVCFEQTKNIKQAVYYLRKSEKCAYSQENDSLSAWAQQGLFKIFAEKNNLDSARFYMKRILDIAKNNGTNQQKYVGFSNYAAYYLKTKEYDRAKQYLDTTLFYAEASKNLESLNNTRSNIAYYYLQVKKDYQKAEAIFLQILASKPNDTISLSTADTYLNLSYVYEKMQDYKKANAYLNKYIDNTEALFNERVSSELRDTETKYKIYKIEDTYKTKEQLLKDKEARNKKLLYIFITLFAFCSILFYFFYQNMRLKQKNKLKDVNNKIQQNIINATIDGQEFERKRLAGILHDSISALLSSASLHLMAYETNHVNEASPELTKTKAIIKEAHDKIRDLSHTLIPPVLEKLGLLAALQDLCEKNSNTLMQFEFTNHIAKDVRYNSDFEMKMYFIVAELLNNIIKHSQASKAYISVEQSQNQLFINVEDNGVGFDTKTTEHKEGFGLTQIKARIRSMHGSININSKSNTGTLIYIKVELPD from the coding sequence TTGAAAAATAGTATACTGCTTGTCGTATTCTTATACAGTAGCCTCTTCTGGTCACAAAATCAGAAAAGTAGCGACTCAACAGATTATTACCTGAATCGACATCAGGAATTAAACGCTTTACGCTACCTGCAACGGGAATCGGAGTCGCTATATCGGGATCAGAATTATACCGAATTATGCCAAAAAAGAATTCGGAAAGCTCATATATATATTCGCCTGAAAGACTATTCCAAAGCCATCGATATTCTTTTTAACACCCTTCAGATCGCCGAAAAAAAACAACTCCACTTACAGGAAGCCATCATCCTAAAACATATTGGTGTATGTTTTGAACAAACCAAAAACATCAAACAAGCAGTATACTATCTTAGAAAAAGTGAAAAATGCGCCTATTCTCAGGAAAATGATTCTTTATCTGCCTGGGCACAACAAGGACTTTTTAAAATTTTTGCCGAAAAAAACAATCTTGACAGCGCCCGTTTTTACATGAAACGGATTCTGGATATTGCCAAAAACAACGGTACCAATCAACAGAAATATGTTGGCTTTAGCAATTATGCCGCTTATTATCTTAAAACTAAAGAATACGACAGAGCCAAACAATATCTCGACACTACGTTATTCTATGCCGAGGCATCCAAAAATCTCGAAAGCCTGAACAACACTCGTAGCAATATTGCTTATTACTATTTACAGGTTAAAAAAGATTACCAAAAAGCGGAAGCTATATTTTTACAGATTCTCGCTTCTAAACCCAATGACACGATTTCTTTATCCACTGCCGATACCTATCTGAACCTATCGTATGTTTATGAAAAGATGCAGGATTATAAAAAAGCGAATGCCTATCTGAATAAATACATCGACAATACAGAGGCTTTATTTAACGAAAGAGTCAGCTCTGAATTACGGGATACCGAAACCAAATACAAGATTTACAAGATCGAAGACACTTACAAAACCAAAGAGCAATTATTAAAGGACAAGGAAGCAAGAAACAAAAAACTACTTTATATTTTTATTACCTTATTTGCCTTTTGCAGCATTTTGTTTTATTTCTTCTATCAGAATATGCGCCTGAAACAGAAAAACAAACTAAAAGACGTTAACAATAAAATCCAGCAAAACATCATCAATGCAACTATTGACGGACAGGAATTTGAGCGAAAAAGACTCGCCGGAATTTTACACGACAGTATCAGCGCTTTATTATCATCTGCCAGTTTGCATTTAATGGCATACGAAACCAATCACGTAAATGAAGCTTCTCCCGAACTAACCAAAACCAAAGCGATCATAAAAGAAGCGCATGATAAAATCCGGGATTTATCGCATACCTTAATTCCTCCGGTACTCGAAAAGCTCGGATTACTGGCTGCTTTACAGGATTTATGCGAAAAGAACTCCAATACACTAATGCAGTTTGAATTCACCAATCATATTGCAAAGGATGTCCGATACAACAGTGATTTTGAAATGAAAATGTATTTTATTGTAGCTGAATTACTCAACAACATCATCAAGCACAGTCAGGCAAGCAAAGCCTATATTTCCGTTGAACAAAGTCAGAATCAACTTTTTATCAATGTTGAAGATAACGGCGTTGGCTTCGACACCAAGACAACGGAACATAAGGAAGGTTTCGGACTCACACAGATTAAAGCACGGATAAGAAGTATGCACGGCAGCATCAATATTAATTCCAAATCCAATACCGGAACGCTGATTTACATCAAAGTGGAATTACCCGATTAA
- the rho gene encoding transcription termination factor Rho translates to MFDISVLKEMKLAELQEIAKIAKINKYRNLKKDELIYQILDHQATNPEVVKPALKEEESIAEGKVKRARIAKPQREIREKKPQLSIEIKETEPKAEVIKTVPKEPVVIASEKTQEKAVPEITESKKEKSFPQKKEFQQKQRFNKDNNSKSAQPQTTQQSQKQTPRLQNQDDSAVEETTEKAPNNPNPNQGNVQNQNQNPNQKNKKQNFREPDYEFDGIIESEGVLEMMPDGYGFLRSSDYNYLASPDDIYLSQSQIRLFGLKTGDTVKGVVRPPKEGEKYFPLVRVLKINGHDPQVVRDRVSFEHLTPLFPEEKFNLAEKQSTISTRIIDLFSPIGKGQRGMIVAQPKTGKTMLLKDIANTIAANHPEVYLIVLLIDERPEEVTDMQRSVRGEVIASTFDEPAERHVKVANIVLEKAKRLVECGHDVVILLDSITRLARAYNTVQPASGKVLSGGVDANALQKPKRFFGAARNIENGGSLSIIATALTETGSKMDEVIFEEFKGTGNMELQLDRKIANKRIFPAIDLTSSSTRRDDLLLDEGTIQRMWIMRKYLADMNPVEAMDFINDRFKKTRNNEEFLISMND, encoded by the coding sequence ATGTTTGATATTTCCGTATTAAAAGAAATGAAGCTTGCTGAGCTTCAGGAGATTGCGAAGATTGCTAAAATTAATAAGTATCGAAACCTAAAGAAAGACGAATTAATTTATCAGATTCTAGACCACCAGGCGACAAACCCAGAAGTTGTGAAACCGGCTTTAAAAGAAGAAGAATCCATAGCAGAAGGGAAAGTAAAAAGAGCAAGAATAGCAAAACCACAGCGAGAGATAAGAGAGAAAAAGCCTCAGCTTTCGATCGAGATTAAAGAAACAGAGCCAAAAGCAGAAGTCATTAAAACAGTACCAAAAGAACCTGTTGTTATAGCTTCTGAAAAAACACAAGAAAAAGCCGTTCCGGAAATTACAGAAAGTAAAAAGGAAAAGAGCTTTCCTCAGAAAAAAGAATTTCAGCAAAAACAGCGCTTTAATAAAGATAATAATTCCAAGTCAGCGCAACCGCAAACTACCCAACAATCCCAGAAACAAACACCACGTTTACAAAATCAGGACGATTCAGCAGTAGAGGAAACAACGGAGAAAGCACCTAATAATCCGAATCCGAATCAAGGGAATGTTCAAAATCAAAACCAAAATCCAAATCAGAAAAATAAAAAACAGAATTTCCGTGAACCGGATTACGAATTCGATGGTATAATCGAAAGTGAAGGTGTTTTGGAAATGATGCCGGACGGTTATGGATTTTTACGTTCTTCGGATTATAATTATCTGGCTTCACCGGATGATATTTACTTATCGCAATCACAGATTCGTTTATTTGGTTTGAAAACGGGAGATACGGTAAAAGGGGTGGTGCGTCCTCCGAAAGAAGGAGAGAAATATTTTCCGTTGGTACGTGTGTTAAAAATTAACGGACATGATCCGCAGGTAGTTCGTGACCGTGTTTCGTTTGAACATTTGACACCGTTATTCCCGGAAGAAAAATTTAATCTGGCGGAAAAACAAAGTACAATTTCTACTCGTATCATTGATTTGTTTTCACCTATCGGTAAAGGACAACGTGGTATGATTGTAGCACAGCCTAAAACCGGTAAAACAATGCTTTTAAAGGATATTGCCAATACTATTGCGGCAAATCATCCGGAAGTATACCTGATTGTTTTGCTGATTGATGAAAGACCGGAAGAGGTTACGGATATGCAGCGTAGTGTAAGAGGAGAGGTGATCGCTTCTACTTTTGATGAACCGGCTGAACGTCATGTAAAAGTGGCTAATATCGTATTGGAAAAAGCAAAACGATTAGTTGAGTGCGGTCATGATGTAGTGATTTTATTAGATTCAATTACACGTTTGGCACGAGCTTATAATACGGTACAACCGGCATCCGGTAAAGTATTGAGTGGTGGTGTTGATGCGAATGCATTGCAAAAACCGAAACGTTTCTTCGGAGCGGCTCGTAATATTGAAAACGGAGGTTCGTTAAGTATCATTGCAACTGCTTTAACGGAAACCGGATCTAAAATGGATGAAGTGATTTTTGAAGAGTTTAAAGGAACCGGTAATATGGAGTTGCAATTGGATAGAAAAATTGCTAATAAACGTATCTTCCCGGCTATCGATTTGACTTCTTCAAGTACGCGTCGTGATGATTTATTGTTAGATGAAGGTACTATTCAACGTATGTGGATTATGCGTAAATATCTGGCGGATATGAATCCGGTAGAAGCAATGGATTTTATCAATGATCGTTTTAAGAAAACCCGAAATAATGAAGAATTCCTGATCTCAATGAATGATTAA
- the truA gene encoding tRNA pseudouridine(38-40) synthase TruA has translation MRYFVEFAYNGKNYHGWQYQPHAISVQETLNKALSLLLKKEIDLVGAGRTDTGVHARQMFAHFDFDEILDSDYWVQKLNSFLPKDISVYRFIALHDAAHARFDATGRTYEYHIHTFKDPFENEGSWFHFHPLNVEAMNQASQLLFEYTDFECFSKVHTDVRTFNCTITEAHWQQNGTKLVFTITADRFLRNMVRAIVGTLIKIGLGKTTLDEFRKIIESKDRNQAGFSVPAHGLYLTRVVYPYIQER, from the coding sequence TTGAGGTATTTCGTAGAATTTGCTTATAACGGGAAGAATTATCACGGTTGGCAGTATCAGCCACATGCTATATCTGTACAGGAAACTTTAAACAAAGCCCTGTCGCTTTTATTAAAAAAAGAGATTGATCTTGTGGGTGCAGGAAGAACCGACACCGGAGTACACGCCCGACAAATGTTTGCTCATTTCGATTTTGACGAAATACTCGATTCGGATTACTGGGTGCAAAAACTGAATTCTTTTTTACCGAAAGATATCAGCGTGTATCGCTTTATCGCCTTACACGATGCGGCTCATGCCCGTTTTGATGCAACCGGCAGAACTTACGAATACCATATCCACACGTTTAAAGATCCATTTGAAAACGAAGGAAGCTGGTTTCATTTCCATCCGTTAAACGTTGAAGCCATGAATCAAGCTTCGCAATTGTTATTTGAATATACCGACTTCGAGTGCTTTTCAAAAGTACACACCGATGTTCGGACATTTAACTGTACGATTACTGAAGCCCACTGGCAGCAAAACGGTACAAAATTAGTTTTTACCATTACCGCCGACCGTTTTTTACGAAACATGGTTCGTGCCATAGTGGGCACTTTAATTAAAATAGGACTGGGTAAAACAACATTGGACGAATTCCGAAAAATAATCGAAAGTAAAGACCGTAATCAAGCCGGTTTTTCCGTTCCGGCTCACGGTTTATACCTGACCCGGGTTGTTTATCCCTATATACAAGAGCGTTAA
- a CDS encoding DUF4293 domain-containing protein has product MIQRIQTVYLFIAFVFSGILPFVFRLWTNPAGEEVFFMTNLVYVSLFGLSTTLSLVSIFSYKNRQNQFVMNRLNMILNVILLGLFVYRSLNLSGETEVSEKGIGMFLPIVSIVFLVLANKAIKKDEDLVKSVDRLR; this is encoded by the coding sequence ATGATACAAAGAATTCAAACCGTATACCTTTTTATCGCTTTTGTCTTCTCGGGAATACTACCTTTTGTTTTCCGACTTTGGACAAATCCTGCCGGTGAAGAAGTATTTTTCATGACCAATTTGGTTTATGTATCGCTTTTCGGTTTGAGTACGACACTTTCATTAGTAAGTATCTTTAGTTATAAAAACAGACAAAACCAGTTTGTAATGAACCGGTTAAATATGATATTAAACGTTATATTACTAGGATTATTTGTGTATCGCTCACTAAATTTATCTGGAGAAACGGAAGTTTCTGAGAAAGGTATTGGGATGTTTCTTCCTATTGTTTCTATCGTCTTTTTGGTTTTAGCCAATAAAGCCATCAAGAAGGATGAAGATCTTGTAAAATCTGTAGATCGATTACGATAA
- a CDS encoding metallophosphoesterase family protein, with amino-acid sequence MKKILLLSDTHSHMDATILKYVDQADEVWHAGDIGDLSVTDVIKERKPLRAVYGNIDDAKARVEFPLHNRFMCEGVDVWITHIGGYPGKYNPSIRAEIKANPPKLFICGHSHILKVQFDKELNLLHMNPGAAGTHGFHQMRTMLRFEIDGDKIQKLEVIEIGKRG; translated from the coding sequence TTGAAAAAGATTTTATTGCTTTCGGATACGCATAGCCATATGGATGCGACCATTTTAAAATATGTAGATCAGGCTGATGAAGTCTGGCATGCAGGAGATATCGGTGATTTGTCAGTTACGGATGTTATAAAGGAACGTAAGCCGTTGCGGGCTGTTTACGGTAATATTGATGACGCTAAAGCCCGGGTGGAGTTTCCGTTGCATAATCGCTTTATGTGTGAAGGGGTAGATGTCTGGATTACGCATATCGGCGGATATCCCGGAAAATACAATCCGTCCATACGTGCAGAAATAAAAGCAAATCCTCCGAAATTATTTATTTGCGGACATTCTCATATTTTAAAAGTGCAGTTTGATAAAGAGTTGAATTTACTGCATATGAATCCGGGAGCGGCCGGAACACACGGCTTTCATCAGATGCGAACCATGTTGCGTTTTGAGATTGACGGTGATAAAATTCAAAAACTGGAGGTTATCGAGATCGGAAAAAGGGGATAA
- a CDS encoding response regulator, producing the protein MNDKIRIHLADDHLVLIEGILAVLKTNKNFEVVGYSLNGAELLDKIYSQAVDVLVIDINMPCKDGIEVLKEFSQKGYPCHVIVLSSYDDVKLIKEVIQLGAKGYLTKQCASENIIEAITSVSKGEEYYSKAIREKIFLSFTGIGNDKSTDNSDLLPLITDRELEILKLISKEYSGKEISEELFISTNTVETHRKNLIKKLNVKNTIGLVKFAIRNNLINQ; encoded by the coding sequence ATGAACGATAAAATACGTATCCATCTTGCCGATGATCATCTGGTGCTAATCGAAGGAATTCTTGCTGTTTTAAAAACAAACAAGAACTTCGAAGTCGTTGGCTATTCGCTTAACGGAGCTGAATTACTCGACAAAATCTATTCACAAGCAGTAGATGTTTTGGTGATTGATATCAATATGCCCTGCAAAGACGGCATCGAAGTACTAAAAGAATTTTCACAAAAAGGCTACCCTTGTCATGTTATTGTACTTTCCAGCTATGATGATGTAAAACTAATTAAAGAAGTGATACAACTCGGCGCCAAAGGCTATCTCACTAAACAATGTGCCAGTGAAAATATCATTGAAGCCATAACCAGCGTCAGTAAAGGTGAAGAGTATTACTCCAAAGCCATTCGCGAAAAAATCTTCCTTTCCTTTACCGGAATCGGAAATGATAAATCGACCGATAACAGCGATCTATTACCGTTAATAACTGATCGCGAACTTGAAATATTAAAACTAATTTCCAAAGAATATAGCGGTAAAGAAATCAGCGAGGAACTCTTTATCAGTACCAACACCGTTGAAACACACCGCAAAAATCTTATCAAAAAACTCAATGTAAAAAATACCATAGGACTAGTAAAGTTTGCAATACGTAACAACTTGATTAACCAATAA